In Candidatus Methanomethylicota archaeon, the following are encoded in one genomic region:
- a CDS encoding AAA family ATPase — protein MIILKDITIKNFLSHENTKMNFPLGVIVLVGPNGSGKTAIMDAIMHSLLGFRGVRSRASSVDDLIRFGAKSMELELNFEADGREYNLNWRRERGGEVNARLQCKGVGLITDSATKTVQEVLKIIGIDKDTLLSSVFIRQGEITNLIEEEPSKRKEVIGRILGLDRYEKAYEKMREIISKLKDIKGSYQNEVNKINGLIEASKKQLDKLSQDIVAQQNELMKLKEELSSKLVKLNSIRIEKEILDGMQKKYDELCKRKERIEGDMRFIEKSIKELKDKQTECANAKNRIEVLKYEISKIPLLERYIEIYHEMEKLNVDMINLNEDMSKLKELEDYEKQLAEVLSKVLKYLPEPSMEVLRREIETLQNSENIIQNEMNEKQRKRGEWIGKINELKGHIEHIEELDICPVCKTKLSHTHKERVKTEISMEIQKFELELKGLEEQIQSLSKNLEEIRSKIKILSDITSEVGYTENLKKLISKVRSDLTRSIPEIGNPNFKVEDAKSILTSKLENLKLKLNAYESELNNIVKSLGYKPKDPKNELESLKIKRDEYNDLMVKAERYDEYSKQIDNLNSELEKLRSEYSTVESELKNLGYDAKKHDEVNQEFLKLTGECGRLKGEAARIENIIENYNVKLNDLKSEIEKLRNDRENINAKLERIEYALKVIEIIRGVFSKDGIQKLIRQRITPLISQLATNYIDQFNLDITGISVDEDLEIKVAKGGDFMPLQLLSGGEKVAVAIALRLALARALAERFSTVIMDEPTVHLDEERRRVLIDVFKNFRESAITQQMIIITHDRELEEVADTVYQVNKISGVSKVSEVRL, from the coding sequence ATGATAATTTTAAAGGATATCACCATCAAAAACTTCCTATCACATGAAAATACGAAGATGAACTTCCCCTTAGGGGTAATAGTTCTAGTTGGCCCAAATGGTTCTGGGAAGACTGCCATAATGGATGCAATAATGCATTCACTACTTGGATTTAGGGGTGTTAGGAGTAGAGCCAGTAGCGTTGACGATCTAATAAGATTTGGAGCTAAATCCATGGAATTGGAATTGAACTTTGAAGCTGATGGTAGGGAGTACAATTTGAATTGGCGTAGGGAGAGGGGTGGTGAAGTGAATGCTAGACTCCAATGTAAAGGCGTTGGACTAATAACAGATTCAGCTACAAAGACAGTTCAAGAAGTCTTAAAGATAATTGGGATAGATAAGGATACATTGTTAAGCTCAGTATTCATACGTCAAGGTGAAATTACAAATCTAATAGAGGAAGAGCCAAGTAAGAGGAAGGAGGTTATAGGTAGAATACTGGGGTTGGACAGATATGAGAAGGCATATGAAAAGATGCGTGAAATAATAAGTAAACTTAAAGATATAAAGGGTAGCTATCAAAATGAAGTTAACAAAATTAATGGATTAATAGAAGCTTCGAAAAAACAATTGGACAAATTGTCACAAGATATTGTAGCTCAACAAAATGAGCTTATGAAACTTAAAGAGGAGCTTAGCTCTAAACTGGTGAAATTAAATTCAATACGAATAGAGAAGGAAATTCTGGATGGAATGCAGAAGAAGTACGATGAACTATGTAAAAGAAAGGAGAGAATCGAGGGGGATATGAGGTTCATCGAGAAGTCTATTAAAGAATTGAAGGATAAACAAACTGAATGTGCAAATGCTAAGAATAGGATTGAAGTCTTGAAATATGAAATTTCCAAAATACCATTACTGGAAAGGTATATTGAGATCTACCATGAAATGGAGAAGTTGAATGTTGATATGATAAATTTGAATGAGGACATGAGCAAATTGAAGGAATTGGAGGATTATGAGAAGCAATTGGCAGAAGTGCTCAGTAAAGTGTTAAAGTATTTGCCAGAACCATCCATGGAGGTTTTGAGGAGGGAAATTGAAACCCTCCAAAACTCTGAGAACATTATTCAAAATGAAATGAATGAAAAGCAACGTAAGAGGGGTGAATGGATTGGCAAGATAAATGAGTTGAAAGGACATATTGAGCACATAGAAGAACTAGACATATGCCCAGTATGTAAAACAAAATTGTCGCATACACATAAAGAGCGTGTTAAAACAGAGATATCTATGGAGATTCAAAAGTTCGAACTTGAATTAAAAGGACTTGAAGAGCAAATACAATCACTATCAAAGAATCTTGAGGAAATTAGAAGCAAAATCAAAATTCTATCAGACATTACAAGTGAAGTTGGGTATACTGAAAATCTTAAAAAATTAATAAGTAAAGTTAGAAGTGACCTTACACGTTCAATTCCAGAAATAGGCAACCCAAACTTTAAGGTTGAAGATGCAAAGTCAATTCTCACAAGCAAACTGGAAAATCTCAAATTAAAGTTAAATGCATATGAATCTGAATTAAACAATATAGTTAAAAGCCTTGGATATAAACCAAAAGATCCAAAAAATGAACTTGAATCCTTAAAAATTAAGCGTGATGAATACAATGATTTGATGGTTAAAGCAGAGAGATATGATGAATATTCAAAGCAAATTGACAATTTAAATTCAGAACTGGAAAAACTTAGAAGTGAATATAGTACTGTGGAAAGTGAACTTAAAAATTTAGGTTACGATGCCAAGAAGCACGATGAAGTCAATCAAGAATTTCTAAAATTAACTGGTGAATGTGGTAGATTGAAAGGGGAAGCGGCTCGGATCGAGAATATCATAGAAAATTATAACGTAAAGCTAAATGATTTGAAAAGTGAAATTGAAAAGTTGAGGAATGATCGTGAAAACATTAATGCGAAATTGGAGAGAATTGAATATGCATTAAAAGTAATCGAAATTATACGTGGGGTATTTTCGAAGGATGGAATTCAGAAGCTTATAAGGCAGAGGATTACACCATTAATCTCACAGTTGGCAACCAATTATATTGATCAATTCAATTTAGACATAACTGGTATATCTGTGGATGAGGATTTGGAAATTAAAGTTGCAAAGGGTGGAGATTTCATGCCACTACAATTATTGAGTGGAGGGGAGAAGGTTGCTGTGGCAATAGCTTTGAGACTTGCATTAGCTAGAGCATTGGCTGAACGATTCTCAACAGTAATAATGGACGAACCCACAGTGCACCTCGATGAGGAGAGGAGGAGAGTATTGATAGATGTATTCAAAAACTTCAGGGAATCAGCAATAACACAGCAAATGATAATAATAACCCATGATAGAGAGCTTGAAGAAGTTGCTGACACAGTTTACCAAGTTAACAAAATCAGCGGAGTTTCGAAAGTTAGTGAAGTAAGGCTATAA
- a CDS encoding DNA repair exonuclease, producing the protein MAHISDTHLGYRQYNLDERESDFYEVFNEAIDAILKEDVDIVIHSGDLFDSPLPPIKALKTFRDALKRISDKAKFISVLGDHDMPRRRGLYPHSLFDNVKVLGLGCLEHMDFNGLLIAGISNLRGRSIELLREEIKKFDKISSGYRKSIFIMHQAIDRYLPFEGAYEVREDELPRTASYYALGHIHSRILTKFGKGILAYAGSTEINSRSDIPSWRKDGKGFFLVDLDGDEPKVQKVDLNVRPQIDLELNVMDRGELSNALKVLNENLTSISKLSKKLPIIHLNIKCRDVERQSIMNKINDAIKGRILTSRISFVEETSLPSITAIKGGVDQRGLIGEILKKYGLSDEKFINLALELQDLLVNDEIDEAVNMVKKFFGVDAK; encoded by the coding sequence ATAGCGCACATTTCTGATACCCATTTAGGGTATAGGCAGTATAATCTTGATGAGAGGGAATCTGACTTCTATGAGGTATTTAATGAAGCTATTGATGCAATTCTCAAGGAGGATGTTGACATAGTTATTCATTCAGGAGACTTATTCGATTCCCCACTACCACCAATAAAAGCCCTCAAAACATTTAGGGATGCTTTGAAGAGGATTTCAGATAAGGCTAAATTCATATCTGTTCTCGGAGATCATGATATGCCTAGGAGGCGTGGGCTATATCCACACAGCCTCTTCGATAATGTTAAGGTTTTGGGTTTAGGTTGCCTTGAGCACATGGATTTTAATGGTTTACTGATAGCCGGTATATCCAATTTGAGGGGGAGGAGCATTGAACTTTTGAGGGAGGAGATAAAGAAGTTCGATAAGATATCCAGTGGATATAGGAAGTCCATATTCATTATGCATCAAGCTATAGATAGATATCTCCCCTTCGAAGGGGCTTATGAAGTTAGGGAAGATGAGCTTCCTAGAACAGCTTCATACTATGCTCTTGGACATATACACTCAAGGATTTTAACGAAGTTTGGCAAGGGAATATTGGCTTATGCAGGTTCAACTGAGATTAATAGTAGGAGTGATATCCCCTCTTGGCGTAAGGATGGTAAAGGCTTCTTCCTCGTAGATTTGGATGGTGATGAACCGAAAGTTCAGAAGGTCGATTTGAATGTTAGACCACAAATTGATTTAGAGTTGAATGTTATGGATAGGGGTGAATTGAGTAATGCACTGAAAGTTTTAAATGAAAACTTGACTTCCATATCAAAGCTTTCAAAGAAGCTTCCAATAATCCACTTAAACATTAAATGTAGAGATGTTGAGAGGCAGAGTATTATGAATAAGATTAACGATGCGATTAAGGGTAGAATTTTAACGTCTAGGATAAGTTTCGTGGAGGAAACTTCACTCCCATCAATAACTGCAATTAAGGGTGGTGTTGATCAGAGGGGGCTTATAGGTGAAATTTTGAAAAAGTATGGTTTAAGTGATGAGAAGTTTATTAATTTAGCTTTAGAACTTCAAGATCTCCTCGTAAATGATGAAATAGATGAAGCTGTAAACATGGTGAAGAAGTTCTTTGGAGTTGATGCAAAATGA